A genomic stretch from Bacillus sp. N1-1 includes:
- a CDS encoding DUF1128 domain-containing protein, translating to MDLTIKSEENLAYMVEGIKEKMQVINAGMIKPESFDLSSYDDIYEIYVMLNKKQSLSVAEMQAILAELGKLRAS from the coding sequence ATGGATCTTACGATTAAATCAGAAGAAAACCTGGCGTATATGGTCGAGGGCATTAAAGAAAAAATGCAAGTGATCAACGCAGGCATGATTAAACCAGAATCATTCGATTTATCTTCTTATGATGACATTTATGAAATCTATGTCATGCTGAATAAGAAGCAATCGCTCAGCGTTGCAGAAATGCAAGCGATTTTAGCTGAACTAGGAAAATTGCGCGCTTCTTAA